Proteins encoded together in one Variovorax paradoxus EPS window:
- a CDS encoding NAD(P)H-dependent oxidoreductase has protein sequence MTTTTSSGNPADESGGIYVIAAHPHWRDSRVNRRMLAAARAVPGVEVCDLYGSYPDFAIDVEAEQARLAKARLVVLVHPIQWYSMPALQKLWVDDVLSYGWAYGPGGTALQGKDFWLVATTGSPESSYHPQNYHRYFFDAFLPPYEQTAALCGMRFLPPLIFYGARSADEAEVTAHVETYAQRLGSYPDWPEIEEIDACIACPVPEADRPAESDDMGQVVSSTFHSAMTRSIASIPAANEARNNDSNREGTA, from the coding sequence ATGACTACAACAACATCTTCGGGAAACCCCGCCGACGAATCCGGCGGCATCTACGTGATCGCGGCCCATCCGCACTGGCGCGATTCGCGCGTCAACCGCCGCATGCTCGCCGCCGCACGCGCAGTGCCGGGGGTGGAGGTCTGCGACCTCTACGGCAGCTACCCCGACTTCGCCATCGACGTCGAGGCCGAGCAGGCCCGGCTCGCGAAGGCCCGCCTTGTCGTGCTGGTGCACCCGATCCAGTGGTATTCGATGCCGGCGCTGCAGAAGCTCTGGGTCGACGACGTGCTCAGCTACGGCTGGGCCTACGGCCCCGGCGGCACCGCGCTGCAGGGCAAGGACTTCTGGCTGGTCGCGACCACCGGCAGCCCCGAGTCGAGCTACCACCCGCAGAACTACCACCGCTATTTCTTCGACGCCTTCCTGCCGCCCTACGAGCAGACCGCCGCGCTCTGCGGCATGCGCTTCTTGCCGCCGCTCATCTTCTACGGCGCGCGCAGCGCCGACGAGGCCGAGGTGACGGCGCATGTCGAGACCTACGCCCAGCGGCTCGGCAGCTACCCCGACTGGCCCGAGATCGAGGAGATCGACGCCTGCATCGCCTGCCCCGTGCCCGAAGCCGACCGCCCGGCCGAATCGGACGACATGGGCCAGGTGGTGTCCAGCACCTTCCACTCCGCGATGACGCGAAGCATCGCCTCCATACCCGCCGCCAACGAAGCCCGGAACAACGACAGCAACCGGGAAGGCACGGCCTGA
- a CDS encoding MaoC family dehydratase — MPRMTKKTFQTLQDLSACVGQEVAVSDWITITQEQVNQFAEATGDHQWIHVDVERAKAGPFGAPIAHGFLTLSLLPKFFEAAIDVVESRMGVNYGMNRVRFMSPVPVGKRLRARMKLLSSEPIADDGFQMTWETTIELEGAAKPACVAESVARRYR; from the coding sequence ATGCCCCGCATGACCAAAAAGACATTCCAGACCCTTCAGGATCTCTCCGCCTGCGTCGGCCAGGAAGTCGCCGTGAGCGACTGGATCACCATCACGCAGGAGCAGGTCAACCAGTTCGCCGAGGCGACGGGCGACCACCAGTGGATCCATGTCGACGTCGAGCGGGCCAAGGCCGGCCCCTTCGGCGCGCCGATTGCCCACGGCTTCCTGACGCTGTCGCTGCTGCCGAAATTCTTCGAGGCGGCGATCGATGTGGTCGAGTCGCGCATGGGCGTGAACTACGGCATGAACCGGGTGCGCTTCATGTCGCCGGTGCCGGTGGGCAAGCGGCTGCGCGCGCGCATGAAGCTGCTGAGCTCGGAGCCGATTGCCGACGATGGTTTCCAGATGACCTGGGAAACCACCATCGAGCTCGAAGGCGCCGCCAAGCCCGCGTGCGTGGCCGAGTCGGTGGCGCGCCGATACCGCTGA
- a CDS encoding 4-hydroxyphenyl-beta-ketoacyl-CoA hydrolase, producing MDHRNLIAIDIHTHAEVSCWNPFDNYGEEYDRAADKYFGSSGRPTIAESVAYYRERKIGLVMFMVDAESNMGRRRIPNEEIAEHAKNNSDMMIAFGSVDPHKGKMGAREARRLIEEHGVKGFKFHPTVQGYHPYDKMAWPIYEVIAEYGLPAIFHTGHSGIGSGMRCGGGLRLEYSNPMHLDDVAIDFPDMQIVMAHPSFPWQDEALSVATHKPNVWIDLSGWSPKYFPKQLVQYANTLLKDRILFGSDYPLITPDRWMKDFEAAGFKPEVMPGILKGNAVRLLKLEG from the coding sequence ATGGACCACCGGAACCTGATCGCCATCGACATCCACACCCACGCCGAAGTGAGTTGCTGGAATCCGTTCGACAACTACGGCGAGGAGTACGACCGCGCCGCCGACAAGTACTTCGGCTCCAGCGGCCGCCCGACCATTGCCGAGAGCGTGGCGTACTACCGTGAAAGAAAGATCGGGCTGGTGATGTTCATGGTCGATGCCGAGTCGAACATGGGCCGGCGCCGCATTCCGAACGAGGAAATCGCCGAGCACGCGAAAAACAACAGCGACATGATGATTGCCTTCGGCAGCGTCGATCCGCACAAGGGAAAGATGGGCGCGCGCGAGGCCCGCCGGCTCATCGAGGAGCACGGCGTGAAGGGCTTCAAGTTCCATCCGACGGTGCAGGGCTACCACCCCTACGACAAGATGGCATGGCCGATCTACGAGGTGATTGCCGAGTACGGCCTGCCGGCGATCTTTCACACCGGCCACAGCGGCATCGGCTCGGGCATGCGCTGCGGCGGCGGATTGCGGCTGGAGTACAGCAACCCGATGCACCTGGACGACGTGGCCATCGACTTCCCCGACATGCAGATCGTCATGGCCCACCCCAGCTTTCCCTGGCAGGACGAGGCGCTGAGCGTGGCCACCCACAAGCCCAACGTGTGGATCGATCTCTCGGGCTGGAGCCCGAAGTACTTTCCGAAGCAGCTCGTGCAGTACGCGAACACGCTGCTGAAGGACCGCATCCTGTTCGGCAGCGACTACCCGCTGATCACGCCCGACCGCTGGATGAAGGACTTCGAGGCGGCAGGGTTCAAGCCGGAGGTGATGCCCGGGATATTGAAGGGCAACGCCGTCCGGCTGCTGAAACTCGAAGGCTGA
- the kefC gene encoding glutathione-regulated potassium-efflux system protein KefC: MEHAPAWLTSSLIYLGAAVLVVPLSKFLGLGSIIGYLVAGIAIGPWGLGLVSSVEDVLHFAEFGVVLMLFLVGLELEPKRLWNLRRPIFGWGAAQVLSCAAVLFAVGCALGAEWRVSLVASLGLALSSTAIALQVFGERNLLKTPSGQAGFSILLFQDVAAIPILALLPLLAGATAAEHSLSGLDRALEALKIVGVIAGIILGGRLLLRPLLRWIARSNTPEIFTAAALLLVVAIAALMQLVGLSMALGAFLAGVLLAESEYRRELETDIEPFKGLLLGLFFIAVGMSINFGVLIASPWLMAALVIGFMAIKLVVIYALARAMGLAYQERPVFTLLLAQGGEFAFVVFQAAGPDVLPPEITSLLIGAVALSMLLSPLLLVLLDKFVLPRYSRNTGPQLEEISEQQDAKVLICGFGRYGQIVGRMLMSQGLRVTVLDHDADTVEGLRQFGFRVFYGDATRLDLLRTAGAGSAKAIVVAVDDIEQSLEIVDLVKENFPQARIIARARNVTHLFQLRDRGVTDVEREVFESSLRSARATLEALGWPAHEARESTMRFRRRNIKLSDEIYPHYKDRAKLIAANKAGRQQFEEQMAREREERQRRSGRDWDRIDEKEEADS; the protein is encoded by the coding sequence ATGGAACACGCACCCGCCTGGCTGACCAGCAGCCTGATCTACCTGGGCGCCGCCGTGCTGGTGGTGCCGCTGTCGAAGTTCCTCGGGCTCGGCTCGATCATCGGCTACCTCGTGGCCGGCATCGCGATCGGCCCGTGGGGCCTCGGCCTCGTGTCCAGCGTCGAAGACGTGCTGCATTTCGCCGAGTTCGGCGTGGTGCTGATGCTGTTTCTTGTGGGCCTCGAACTCGAACCCAAGCGCCTCTGGAACCTGCGCCGCCCCATCTTCGGCTGGGGTGCGGCACAGGTGCTGAGCTGCGCCGCAGTGCTCTTCGCCGTGGGCTGCGCGCTCGGGGCTGAATGGCGTGTGTCGCTGGTGGCATCGCTGGGCCTCGCGCTCTCTTCCACCGCCATCGCGCTGCAGGTGTTCGGCGAACGCAACCTGCTGAAAACGCCGAGCGGCCAGGCCGGCTTCTCGATCCTTCTGTTCCAGGACGTGGCGGCGATCCCGATCCTTGCACTGCTGCCGCTGCTGGCCGGTGCCACCGCCGCCGAGCATTCGCTCAGCGGGCTGGACCGCGCGCTCGAGGCGCTGAAGATCGTCGGCGTGATCGCCGGCATCATCCTCGGCGGCCGCCTCTTGCTGCGCCCCCTCCTGCGCTGGATCGCCCGCAGCAATACGCCCGAGATCTTCACCGCCGCGGCGCTGCTGCTCGTGGTGGCCATCGCGGCGCTGATGCAACTGGTGGGCTTGTCGATGGCGCTCGGCGCCTTCCTCGCCGGCGTGCTGCTGGCCGAAAGCGAATACCGGCGCGAACTCGAGACCGACATCGAGCCCTTCAAGGGCTTGCTGCTCGGCCTTTTCTTCATCGCAGTGGGCATGTCGATCAACTTCGGCGTGCTGATCGCGAGCCCCTGGCTGATGGCCGCGCTGGTGATCGGCTTCATGGCCATCAAGCTGGTCGTGATCTACGCGCTCGCCAGGGCGATGGGCCTGGCCTACCAGGAGCGGCCGGTGTTCACGCTGCTGCTCGCGCAGGGCGGCGAGTTCGCGTTCGTGGTGTTCCAGGCAGCGGGGCCGGACGTGCTGCCGCCCGAGATCACATCGCTCCTGATCGGCGCGGTGGCGCTGTCGATGCTGCTGTCGCCGCTTCTCCTGGTGCTGCTCGACAAGTTCGTGCTGCCGCGCTACAGCCGCAACACCGGCCCGCAGCTGGAGGAAATTTCCGAGCAGCAGGACGCCAAGGTGCTGATCTGCGGCTTCGGCCGCTACGGCCAGATCGTCGGGCGCATGCTGATGTCGCAGGGCCTGCGCGTGACGGTGCTGGACCACGACGCCGACACCGTCGAGGGCCTGCGCCAGTTCGGCTTTCGGGTGTTCTATGGCGACGCGACGCGCCTCGATCTGCTGCGCACCGCGGGCGCGGGATCGGCCAAGGCCATCGTGGTGGCGGTGGACGACATCGAGCAGTCGCTGGAAATCGTCGACCTCGTGAAGGAGAACTTCCCGCAGGCCCGGATCATTGCGCGGGCCCGCAATGTGACGCACCTGTTCCAGTTGCGCGACCGCGGCGTGACGGACGTCGAGCGCGAGGTGTTCGAGTCGTCCCTGCGCAGCGCGCGCGCCACGCTGGAGGCGCTGGGCTGGCCGGCGCACGAGGCGCGTGAGTCGACGATGCGGTTTCGCCGCCGGAACATCAAGCTCAGCGACGAGATCTATCCGCACTACAAGGACCGGGCCAAGCTGATCGCGGCCAACAAGGCGGGTCGCCAGCAGTTCGAGGAGCAGATGGCGCGAGAGCGCGAGGAGCGGCAGCGCCGCTCGGGGCGCGATTGGGACCGGATCGACGAGAAGGAAGAGGCGGATTCGTAG
- a CDS encoding ParA family protein, which produces MPVVLVANPKGGVGKSTIATNIAGYFASRGHAVMLGDVDRQQSSRLWLGLRPPIARPISTWEASGDSTVVRPPRGTTHAVLDTPAGLHGWRFKEVLALADRVIVPLQPSIFDIYATRDFLDRLMEQRRAEKTKIGLVGMRVNARTLAADRLNEFIAGLGVPVLGELRDTQNYVQLAARGLTLFDIAPGRVQRDLEQWQPICEWLEA; this is translated from the coding sequence ATGCCGGTGGTCCTGGTCGCCAACCCCAAGGGTGGCGTTGGCAAGTCGACGATCGCGACGAACATCGCGGGTTACTTTGCGAGCCGCGGCCATGCCGTGATGCTGGGCGACGTGGATCGCCAGCAGTCTTCGCGGCTCTGGCTGGGCCTGCGCCCGCCGATCGCCCGGCCGATTTCCACCTGGGAAGCCTCCGGCGACAGCACCGTGGTGCGCCCGCCGCGCGGCACCACGCACGCGGTGCTCGACACGCCCGCCGGCCTGCACGGCTGGCGCTTCAAGGAAGTGCTGGCGCTGGCCGACCGCGTGATCGTGCCGCTGCAGCCGAGCATCTTCGACATCTACGCGACGCGCGATTTCCTCGATCGATTGATGGAACAGCGCCGCGCCGAGAAAACCAAGATCGGCCTCGTGGGCATGCGCGTAAACGCCCGCACCCTGGCGGCCGACCGGCTCAACGAATTCATCGCCGGACTCGGCGTTCCGGTGCTGGGCGAGCTGCGCGACACCCAGAACTACGTGCAGCTCGCAGCGCGCGGGCTCACGCTGTTCGACATCGCACCGGGCCGCGTGCAGCGCGACCTCGAGCAGTGGCAGCCGATCTGCGAATGGCTCGAAGCCTGA